The Meriones unguiculatus strain TT.TT164.6M chromosome 3, Bangor_MerUng_6.1, whole genome shotgun sequence genomic sequence ATGACAGCAGGgatatttacaattcataacagcagcaaaatgagttatgaaaaagtaatgaaaataattttatggttggggtcaccacatgaggaactgaattagaGTCACGGCatgaggaagggtgagaaccgCTGTGGTAGCAGGGCCAGACACTCTTTCCTCTTCATTTTTAGTGGCCTGGGCCCTGTGAACATGCACTCTCTGCTGGGCCACATCTCTTGCCCTTCTTTGCCTGCATCTCACGTCCATCAGTGAAGGCAGAGGACAGCAGCAGGTGCCGTTCCTCTGGTGCCATCTGCCTTGTACTTTCGAGAAAGGGTCTCTCGCTGGGACCTGAGGCTCACTGATTAGACTGGCATCCAGTAAGGGCCGGGgtcctcccatctctgcctccctagtgctgggatgacaggtgcaCGTCATCATGCTTTACTTTTTCAGTGGGTGTTGggacttgaactctggtcctcatgatcACTCAGCAagtcctttacccactgagacagcATGTCTGTGGGAAATTATCTTTCTTGCCTTAAAAGATGTAGGAGGATGCAGCCTGGAAGTGAGCGGTATCATTGTCTGCTCTGAGCCCCGTATTGcttgagattatttatttttccttttttttatttttattttttagatttatttattatttatatagtattctgcctgcatgtgtgcctcaggGCAGCAGAGGACAACAGattttactatagatggttgtgagccaccatgtggttgctgggaattgaactcaggacctttggaagagcagacagtgctcttaaccgctgagctatctctccagcccttgcttgAGATTATTAAGCATGTATGTTCATGACTGTCCGCTCTTGACTGTAAATGTCCTATGACCAGCTGCTTTGACCTTCTGCAGCTGTGAGTTTCCCAAAATGATGTGACCTGAATTTACAAGTTAAAACAAACCTTTAtcctaagttgcttttttgtctttgagatactgcgtagccctggcttgcctggaactttctatgtagactagattggtcttgaactcccagagatctgcctgcccgaGCACAGGCTCCGCCCCCAAGCTGCTCCTTGTCAGGATATTTTCCTCCAGCAAGAGGGATGAAACTATGACACAGGTGTGTGCATGGCTGGCTCCTGGAACTCATGGTCCCAGGAGAAAAATATAGCATTTAGAGCGCCACTGGGGACTGTGGGAACCAGAAGTCGTCCTGTTGTGTGTCCACTGGGTAAGGGCAGAAAGGCGCCACTAAGCACAGTGTCAGTCTGGGGCAGTGAGGAGCAGCAAGCTGCATTTCCTGCAGGCAGATGGTTGGAGGCAGcttgggaggaaggggaaagtACTAGGTCAGGGAGGCCTGGGATGCTGGCCCTGGGGACTGGAAGCCTGGCTCCTACACAGCAGACTTTCCTGAATCTCCACCTCTTTGTGTTCACACAAACCCCAATCAACCAGGACACGCAtgtgcaggcctgtgatcccagcaatgAGAAGCCGAGGTTCAAATTATCTGTCTAGGTGGAGTTGGGGTGCTGCAGAGAACCCCCTGAGCAGAAAACAAAGATGGGAAGTGGCTTTCAGAATGAGGTTGGCAGTCAGGTTAGGCGGGAGGGAGGTATGGAAAGGGAGAGGCATCGCAGTCAGGGCCAGGGAGGGTCATAGAGGGTCATGCAAGGTCATGGGGGTTATAGAGGGTCATGGAGGGTGGGAAACACAGTACATGGGAACCAACCACCAAAGGTGAAAGGTTCTGATGGAAAGGGGATGGAAGGGTGGGGGAATCCGGGATTACAGAGTGTAACTTACCTAGGACTTATGGACAGGAGCTAGACAGAGCGGGGCACAGCCAATCAAGGGGGGTACCTGCACTTCCTTAAGTACAAGCACATGGCCAGAAGGTCCCCCGGGTCTCCGCAGCCCTCAGGCCAATCGGATTTGCCTCATCCCTCCCCACATCAGTGTGAGTCAGTTTAGCAAACACATAGGAGAAAAATTATTGACTCCTTTAATTTAAAACAGCGAGAGAGTTTGTGCTTTCGCTCAGCCAGGGATAACATCacacttcaaaaaataaataaataaatctcaagcTAGGCTTAATTATGCCACAAAAGCATTTgaagaggaggctggagagctagttcagcagttaagagcatttgctgttcttgtagGGAAccgggtttagttcccagcacccactgctcacaactctctgtaacccCAGTCTCAGAGGTGTCTCCTCtggctcctgcacacacatggtacatttacatacccaaaacattcacacacaaaacattcacacacgtGAAAACAATGACATTGGGTTTCCTTTGTGCTCTGAGCTTCCAATACataataatctttatttttttcaaaagagagagagacagaacaaaCTGAAATGCTTTAGAAAGCTGGCTggggcctggtgtggtggtgcacacctgtaatcccagaggcaggccgctcgctgtgagttcaaggcctggtctacaaagtggatccaggacagccaaggccacacagagaatccctgtttCAGACacacatggggggagggggaaggaaaatAGCTAAATGTTAGAATACCTGTCTGGAACGCACAAaggcccaggttcaatccccCAGTATCTaaaactgaaacacacacacacacacacacacacacacacacacacagcctcagaaggacagaggcaggaagcagcTGGCAACTGATTTGGAGAACAAGAGTCACAAAGTGCTTACGAAGGGTGATGGGGGAAACATGGCAAGGGCTGTAGCACCCGTTAAGGCTGACGTCACATTTGAGTGACTGAGGggacagacagataaatattaATAGCACTGAGCAAAGCACAACAGGAGCTGGCAGCCTCTGGGCCCTGAGGATTCTCCTTTTTCCCTCTGCAGTTCTGCAGTCTGAGTGCCCAGCAGGCCTATTTGGTCACCAGCTCTGAGCtaaggtggatgtctgtgagttcacagGGCTAGAGGCAAGGCACCGAGTCATGGATTACCACCAGCCGCCTGCAGTGacagggcaggggtggggaaCAGATGGAAAGAGCCGAGGGTAGACCCTGAAGAGGGTTTTTCAACAGGTAGCAGTCCGGGCCAATGGCATCAACCAACAGACAGCTTGGGTGAGCCCGGAACTCCAGCACAGAGCTttctgaaggcccctccctctgCAGGCCTTTTCTTGAGCAAAGCCCCAAACAGCCGGGGCTCCACAGTGCCCAGCTGAGTTTATTCCAACATCATTTCCTCTGTTGTACTTTGTAGATCATTTTCTCCTCAACAGGAAACAAATTCCTAGAATTTCTGTTCCATTTTAGAAGCAAGGAGATCATCATTAGCAGCATGCTGACAGTGCACATATCGGCTGTAACATCTTCACTGGACCTACGGACGCCTTGTGTAGGCTGTTTCTGTAAGCAGACAGCCCACTGCCAAGGTGCTTTCTTTGACTCCCAAAAGGGAGCCCACCCCTTGTAGAGCTTTCCTAAAGAAATGCTTtccaaggaaaccagaaaaggaGGGTATGGACATAGTGACTCTTGCTCTCCTGATAGAGGTGGGAATCCGGTGTGGCTTTGCTTTCATCCAGAACCATTTTACCAGGCTCTGCATAGCCTCTGAGCTTTGTGGGGTACTGACAGAATCCAAGGGTGCTACCTCACCTCGCCTGCAAGGTGGCGGGCACACTTCCCATTGTGTGGCAAGCCTGCGACTCGGCACACACCGCCTTGTGAAATGAGGAAAGTGTTGGCAGAAGAGCCACTGAGTAGCAAGGGACACAGGTGCTCATTTAAGCCCCTACCCGGTGGTCCAAGGCTGCAGTTCTAGCTTCCTGGGAGGTTGAGGTAGGAAAATCGcaggttcaagtccagcctggctgacagagttcaaggccagtctaggcaaCTAAGTGAgatctcaaaacagaaaacaaaaggactAGGGATAGAACCCTGTGGCAGAAAAGTTGCCCAACAGGCCCAAGGCCCTActacagaaaacacaaaacaaaacaaaaccttttttaaaattttgattatcaggagaggcagaggtaagtggatctctgagttagaagccagcccgatctacatatcaagttccaggctagcatgTCCAcataaggagaccctgtctcaaaaaatagtaaaataaaatggaatcatCTCAGAATCAAGTTCCTATAAtccacaaataatttaaaaaaaatggttttggtGCTATGCCCAACCTGGAAACTATGaagagctacatcccagcccaaGGCTGAATCTCAAAACATTTACCTTCAGGGAGGAATCAGGATTTGGACGATTCACTAACTCTCCCATCAcctttcctacacacacacacaaatctaaacAAAGTGCAAAGGCAGACCCCTCCCACCTTGCCGTGTGTGAACCCCTGTGAGGACAGGCTGTGAGAGCCCTGGGTGTGGAACAGCAGGCGGGATAGGACACCACCACAGGGCCTGAGCTGAGCTGACCCCTGTGCTGGTGCTGGGAGGGGGCCCAAAGGCTCTGAGTGACTAATGGGAGGACTCTGGACTCTGGCCTGTGCTGAAATTCAAATGTAATAAACAGTGAGGGCTGATGATCCACGCAGAGACTCCGTGAGATACCCGTGAGCATGTGCCTGGGTGGTTTTGCTCAATGAAGAGAGTTTCCCATGACTTCAGTGGACCTGGGACCTGGTTTGAGGCTATTAGCCTCCGCTGACGAGCAATGCTGGCAGCCCCAGGCTCTCTAGGAATCTCAATGCCCTGGCAAGCCTGGACTCCATGCTGTGATGTCTGGGACTCACGACACATTTGTCCGTCATGCCCGGGATGGGTCCACAGGTATGGGTCCCTCAAACTGTAAACGGCGTTGGtggccccagtccactgagaccCAGTGCCCTGGCAGCACCCTGCATGGCTGAAACCCCACTGAACCAGGACGCGGTGTGCAAGGGCCGCACTCCCTGCCTGAGAGTCTGGGAGGTAGACAAGGCTACACCGATGGCCGCTCCTTCACCGGGGTCCCAGCTTCACTACTGGGGCTTCCAGGGTGCTGGAAGGCAGCGCCGGTGAGAACGATGAGGAAAGCCAGCCACTCAAGTGCTGGGCAGTTCTGGGGTCCGCCTGGATTCCTGAGAGCCTCCTGTCTTGTGGGGAGGAGGAGCCCCAGGAGGGGTCTGGGTGGAGGGCCGAGGATAGCGGCCGCAGCAGCAGAGGGAGAAGAGCCTGGTGCGGACTGCCTGGGTGCAGAGGACGAACATGATGCAGTTGGCCCCTCCCTGGAAGGTGTTCCCAATGccctgtgggggtggggaagaggcagAAACACGGGCGGCGGCTTAGCAACGCAGCCATGGGCATCCAGTGGACTGCCGTGAATCCCACGACCTCTCCTGCCCCTGCCCTCAAGCTCGGTGAATCCCCTGCCctctcctgcccctgccctgAGCTCAGACATGTGGCTTTAAGCAGAGTTCTGGACAGGTCTGAACTGACTACCCAGCCCAGACCTATATTTAAGCCTctgcagagagaaggacacaggaTCAGTCAACTCTGCCAGAGCTGCTCTGGGTTGCTGAGAACACGCGGCCGCTCTAAGCCACGCCTGCTTGGGACGGGGAGAGAACAGTGAGCACCCCGCCGCCCACACGCCCACCCTGGCTAACACACTGGACCGGAGGTGCGCTGTAGGAGAGCGATCCGACCGTGCCCCTGCAGGGCCCACGGGGACAGACGTACGTGCAGAACGACCAGCACGGGTGCCTGCACGGCTGGGGAGCCACAGAGCGTCAGGACGAAGCGCACGGTGCTCCAAACCCGGAGGCCGATGAATATGAGCGGAATGAGGATCAGCTTCTTGTCGGCCATGGAGGTGGAGGAGCCTCGCTGCAGCTGGCGCCCCTCACAGATGGGCCGGTACTCGGAGAGTGCCTGGTGCTGTGTGGAGGACCGGCAGCAAAGGCGTGAGCTCGATGGGCCTCTTACCACAACCGCCGTGCCCACACCAGCCGGGGAAGGCAAGAGCAGGCGCTGCTGCCTTTTCCGCTTGGACACTGAGGAGGCCTGTCAGACCAGGAGGGTTCTCTCCAACCTCCACCTCCCAGGCCACATGCCCTGCCTACTCCACATCTCCACAGGACTGTCTGGGGAACAGCTTTCCTCAGCCCTCAGGCCCCACAGCACAGTCACCTCAGCTGAATGACACATCGTCCTTCCTGTCACCCATGTGACGTGGGCATCATCTTTCAGTCCTTTCTTCCCCTGTGGGCCCCACCTTCAAAACAGACTCCAAGTCTGGACACTTTGACCCACCAATAGAAGGTCTGAGGCCGGCTTGGCCAGCCCTCTACTCAAAGCTCTCGGCAGCTCCATTTCAACCCTTCCTTCCAATATCCTGTTAGGGAGAGCCCTGGCCCAGGTCTGACCTCAGTCCCATTCTCTCCCAGCCACATCACTCTCTTCCGACCCATGTCTTAGCCGGTCCTTGGGAAAGCGTCCCTGACAGTTCCCACCTTTGAAAACTTCAGtagttgggagacagaggcaggaggatcaggcgCTTAAGTTGTCCTCAGCCGCACAGTCCAGTGCAGTCCGAGCTACATCACAGCCTGGCTCTGGGGCTAAGGGATACCGCACATTTGGTAGTGCCTTCACCTAAcatgtatgaagccctgggttcaagccccggCACTGCAGAAAATGGTAggctggtgcatgcctgtaatcctagcacttgggaggtggaagcagcaggatcagaagttcaaggccatccttgactGTATAGTGACTGCATGCTACCCCATCTCAAcaaaacaagaccctgtctcaaaaaaatagtaCATAAATACATGAAGGAAATGGGGTTGTCGCCGGCTGGAGTCTGACTGAATTCAGGATGCCTTTTTGGAAGCAGTCACTGCTTCAGCCACTGCTCGGCTCATCAGCTTACCGGCTTCCACCTCTCTGAAGACCAGCCTCCCTCTCTGGACAGCCCTACTGACCTATGACCTCCACATTTCTGAGCACTGAGTTATTTGAGGCCACCTCTATTTGGCAGCATCCCTGTCATCTAAACTCCTTAGTGTAATATCAGAGATGGCCACACGGGGGCAGTACAGGATTGCGTGCAGAATGCTGCCTAGGGTCCTGCTTCTTTACCCCTCTGAGGCCGCTCAGCTTCTAAATCTCACCTACACGGGGTCTGGCTTAGCTAACAGGTCTATCCATGTCATAGCACTCAGCCCATGCACACAGTCCCTTATGGCCCAGCACGGGTTTGGTCCCTCAGACATACAGCCTGTCCCCTCAGGGCCAGCACAGTGGCACCTACCGCCCTGTTGATGTGCTTCCTGACCAGAAGGtacagcagaggcagcaggacaTAAGCCAGCATCTCCCACAGCTTCCCGGTCAGCAGCATCCAGAGGACGCGGTCCTCAGCCTCCAGGTTGATCCAGCACCAGCCCACGGACACATCGGAAGCATCGTAGCCTATCTTCTTTAGAGAGACCGCTGCCACTGTGATGGCCAGTGGGACACCCCAGctgaaagagaatgagaaaaagagaGGTGCCAAGGTTAGTCCATAGCCTGCTGCAGTGTCGGCATGGGCAAAAATGACCTCCCTGAAGAGGACAATGCTCCCTGGACCAGCATCAGCGTTCCTGTAGAacaagggaggcaggaaggacacAGGGAAGCCTGCTCTAATTTAGAATGCCAGGACTtcggggctggggatgtggcttggTCGGGAGGACAGTGGGCTAGTGTGAATGAAGCTCCCGTGAATGGCTTCCTCTCTAAGCACCACAGAAActgggcagcctggactacacagtgagatgctagcctgggctacagaacgaGACTCTCAAAACAACCTCCTGAATgatgcagctcagtggtcaagatcactcaccagctgctcttccgggaaacccaggtttgattccaagCACTACACGGTAACTCACAACCTTCTGGCGCCAAGGGGATTTGCCTACCCAAAGCCTACAATCTCCCATCCAGACCCTGGATTCCGCCAGGGGACTGACGGGGGGTGAAGAGTTTAAGCCTGACACAAATCTGGTATTTGCAGACTGGTACAAACtgctaactccagtttcaggggatccagtgccctcttctggcacacacacagtggaaagacatacatgctggcaaaacactccTGTTGAAAACTATAATgacctaaaaataaaaacccagtgCTTCTCCGAGGAGGGTGAGGCTAGAACGGTCCAGCTCCTACATGCCCAGCACCTGCCCTGCCCCCAGAGGGGTGCGGGCGCCAGTCTGCAGACATCAGCGTGCCTGTCTAGGCTTAAACACGCCCGTCAGCCCCCTGGCCACCTGGGGGAGCCTGAGGTTGCAGGAGTCTGGAATCACGGGCAAATCCCTCCTTCCTGAGGTCTCCTTTCTTATATGGCAAGGGCCAAAGTGACACCCTAGAGCACCCGGCACACCGCGGAGGGCACTGACCCCACAGCGACACTACGGGAATGAGGCCCAAGTCCCAAGTCCCCTTTCCAATAACCCCTGCCCCGACTCCTTCCAAAAGGGCTTATCAGAGGGATGCCTTTTACGGAGACGACCCATGGGTTGAGAGGTCTGACTCGGATGTAATGGGCTGAGTCCAGATTATTACTCTGCTTGCACGCCAGCGTTCTCACAGGGTGGGGGTGATGACGGCACCATCTGCGGAAACCCAGGTGAGCACCCACACAGCTCATACAGGCCCAGGCAGCCACGCTCGTGCCGCCGGCCATCAAGACTGTGATTAGAGCCAAGGCATGCCTGCAATCACAGCGCATGGAGAGCAGGCGCTCTGGAGGCCAGCCCGGGCGACGTGCGGACACCTCCTCTTGCTGTAATGTTTCAATCCCCATCAGAAGAACGCAGATGGAAATCTATAGTATACATCACACAGGCCACTGAGGAAGGACGTGAAAACACAGCCCTGGCTCAAATTACTTGGGTGGGGTACATAAGCAAAGTGTAGTCCTTTTCCTAAGGTCCCAAACTCAGAGCCGATTCCACCAGAGTTCACTATGGGGAACCAGTGAAGAGGCAGAAGGACAGACTGAGTCCCACCGCTGTCCTCTGACGGCCACACGGCGCGCCCGTGCCTGCCccttacaaataaataaatggaacttaaaaacacacacatccTTACATCGATCAAGTACTCCCACGGCCTAGCCCGTGCAGCCGATGGGCTCTCCAGGGACGCTGCTGCCGGGCCTGCTCTCCTCAGCCTGCCGTGATCAGGAACTGAGAGGATCCCATCACACAAAGCAGCCTCATAACTTTCACTTTCTTTAGCATCTAAGATGAAAATGAAAGGCAGGCCCAgtgcaaccccagcactggggaggctgaagcagggggattGCCAGGAGTCTAAAGCCAGTctgagctgcatagtgagacccttaaCTGAAGAAACTGAAAACGAGACACAGCCCAGAAGTGACTAAGGGGCCTCTTTGATGCAGGCACCAGTGTTCCCGGGCTGCATGACTGCCTCctcacctccacctcctcccccacccccaaatactCAGCTTCCTGTCTGCCCCCACACGGCACCATCTCTGCCTCAATTCAGGGCTAATAACACTTTAAACTTTACGTTTCAAAGATTAATTTATTTCAAGGATTcaggcattttgcctgcatgtatgtatgcacacctcatggaggccagaagagagtgtcagatcccccagaactgggtTCAGGCAGCTGTAGgctcccatgtgggtgccaggcaccaaagccaggccctctgcaagagcagcagagcCGTCTCCCCAGGCTGCCTCCGCCCCACCGTTCTGCTTTGTTAAAGTTGCCTCCATCACTTcaatttgttgagacagggtgtcacgtATTAGCCTGGTCAAGGCCTCTCCTCTCCAGACCTCTGATTCTGATGCAGAAGGACTCAAAGGGTCTGTCTAGCTGGAACAAGCCAAGCACCCCGCCCCCGAGCAGCTCTCTCAGGTGGAGTGGTACCAACAGGGCCCCCCAGGAGTACGGGTGCCCCGGTTTGTGTCTGTCAGGCTCTGCACGGGTTTCCCCTCTACTGAGGCAGCTAAGGACTGAGCTGTGCCCCAACTCTCAGAACCTGAGACTGTGTGTGGAGATAAGGACCTTCAAGAGTTAACTACATTCAAACTTCCAAGAGCACTGCCTCCTGGAGGAACAGATTTGACTCTGACAAGCACCGAGGGCAACCAGGGGTGAGGGGTGGGTGTTCCCTCTCTCAAAGGCTGCTCCTACCAAGTCTTTCCCAAAGCTGGTGGGAATGAGGACTTCCTGGGTCTATATGCTCTAGTCCCGCCCCAAGGCTATGTGCAAGTTGAGGCAGCGGTGCATACAACAGGTGGCAGGAGATGGCTGACACTCAGGTGAGGGTCCTGTCACTTCAGCACCTCCTCGTGAGGGAATGTGAACTGGCAACAGGTCCAACTGGGATAGGTAACCCTCCGTAAGCAGGCTCAGAGGACAGTACTCGGTATGCCAATGTGCTGCTGCCCGCGGGAACCAGGTTCCGGCAGCACCCCAGCTCTGCCCACAGGGAACCGCTGTTACAGAGTGGGGACACCCCTCCTCCGCCTCACAGAGTTCAGTGGGAGAGCTGCCCACTGCTTCCCAAAGAGCCTCCAAAGCCCTGCTCAGGCCCCAGCCCATCCCCCAAGGGCCCAGGTTGAAAGCGGCTCCAGACATCATCTGTGCAGTAAGCTACTCCCAGGACTGGACTCCTGTATTTCTCAGTTCCTCCTGGTCTTTGGAGGCTGGCAAGTGCTGGATAGAAAacggtgtgtgtctgtgtgtgtgtgtcttccttcaCCCCCTCTATTAGTCAAATGTCCAATTCT encodes the following:
- the Gpr157 gene encoding G-protein coupled receptor 157 produces the protein MPSPAPPTELLPWERAVVLLSCALSALGSGLLVATHALWPDLRSRARRLLLFLSLADLLSAASYFYGVLQDFTGTSWDCVLQGALSTFANTSSFFWTVAIAFYLYLSIVRAARGPSTDHLVWAFHLISWGVPLAITVAAVSLKKIGYDASDVSVGWCWINLEAEDRVLWMLLTGKLWEMLAYVLLPLLYLLVRKHINRAHQALSEYRPICEGRQLQRGSSTSMADKKLILIPLIFIGLRVWSTVRFVLTLCGSPAVQAPVLVVLHGIGNTFQGGANCIMFVLCTQAVRTRLFSLCCCGRYPRPSTQTPPGAPPPHKTGGSQESRRTPELPST